In one Lycium barbarum isolate Lr01 chromosome 7, ASM1917538v2, whole genome shotgun sequence genomic region, the following are encoded:
- the LOC132603815 gene encoding ubiquitin-conjugating enzyme E2-17 kDa-like translates to MASKRILKELKDLQKDPPTSCSAGPVAEDMFHWQATIMGPPDSPYAGGVFLVTIHFPPDYPFKPPKVAFRTKVFHPNINSNGSICLDILKEQWSPALTISKVLLSICSLLTDPNPDDPLVPEIAHMYKTDRSKYETTARSWTQKYAMG, encoded by the exons ATGGCATCCAAACGGATCCTTAAGGAGCTTAAGGATTTACAAAAAGATCCTCCTACTTCTTGCAGCGctg GCCCAGTTGCTGAAGATATGTTTCATTGGCAAGCAACAATTATGGGTCCACCTGACAGTCCTTATGCTGGTGGAGTGTTTCTTGTTACTATTCATTTTCCACCTGACTATCCATTTAAGCCACCAAAG GTTGCTTTCAGGACAAAGGTTTTCCACCCAAACATCAACAGCAATGGTAGCATTTGCCTAGACATTTTGAAGGAACAGTGGAGCCCTGCACTTACCATCTCCAAG GTATTGCTCTCTATCTGTTCTCTCCTAACAGACCCTAATCCTGATGACCCTTTGGTGCCGGAGATTGCTCATATGTACAAGACGGATAGAAGCAAGTATGAGACAACTGCCCGGAGCTGGACTCAAAAGTATGCCATGGGTTAG